The DNA region CCGTCTCCACCGGAGAAAGCCCTTTGGTGGCTGCAACCGCGCCGAAGACGACGCCGATCGGTATGACGGCAGCGATCAGCGGCGAAATGGCCCGCATGCCCCCCAGAAACTCCGCCCATTTTCCATTCCCGTTCACAATAGGATCTCCGATTTGCTGGGAGGTCTTAGAATGGAGATGAATGGCCGTCTTGAACGAAAGTGATTACCGCGCGCGGTATTGGCCGGGCGTCACTCCCGTGCGCGCCTTGAAATGCCGGCTGAAATGCGCCTGGTCGGCGAAGCCGCATTCGAGCGCAATCTCGGCCGGCTGTCCGCCGGCCTGCAGCTTGCGCCGGGCAACGCGAATGCGGATATCGGTGAGGAAGGCGTGCGGCGTGATGTGGAATTCCTTGCGGAACGCGCGGATCAGGTGCGCGCGGCTGAGGTCCGCCACCGCGGCGAGCTCTTCAAGCCCGACATCGGAAACGTAGTTTTCCATCAGGTAGTCGCGGGCGCGCTGCACGGCGGATCGCTCCCGCGTATCGACCGGCACGATGATCGAACTGCCGTGATGCCGGAACATGGCCTCGAGCACGAGGAACATGCCCTGGCTGGTTTCCAGCGCGCCGACGCCCGATTCCAGCGCGCGATGAGCATCGTGAAAAGCATCGGCGAGCAGCGGATCGTGAAGGATCTGCTTGCCGAAGGCAGGCGTACCGCCGAAGGCGCGGCCGGTGACGTCCTCCAGGATTTCACGGAAGAGCGACATGTCCGGATAAATCATCCGGTAGCGATAGCCGCCCTCCACAGGCGCGCCGTCATGGATTTCGCCGGGATTGATCAGGTAGAGATCGCCAGGCCCTGAGCTTTCGCGTGTGCCCCTGATGGTCGCGATCTGGCTGCCGCTTTCGATGGCGCCGATGCTGAAGGTCTCATGGGCGTGCGGTGCAAACTCATGCGTGAGGAACGTCGCGCTCAGGCACTCCATGCCGCCGAAACGGCTGTCACGCCAGAATCGCGTCGTCTCCGCTCGCGACAGCGGCATGGCCCCGGTCGCCTGTTCCTGGGAGATGTTGTCCATCACCCGAATATAGCATCTTCGGGCCACCCGTTCTTGAACAAAAGTGATCAGGCGATCTTGCGCGCGCTAACCTTGCCCATCGGATGCAGCGAATGGACCCGGAACGGCCCGCCGGTGCCTTCCTCGATCATCAGTGCGATGTTGGCGACAGCGACCGGTTCCGCAAGGACAGCGTCGAAGACGCTGCTGAGCGCCTGCTCGATGCGCGGCATGTCGACAAGATTGACTGGCCCCGTCAAGGGCATATGGAAGCGGAATTCGTCCATTACATAGGGATAGCCCCAGCGATACAGGTTGGCGAACTGCGCGGCCGAAAGCCCGTCCGAATCGCTGCGCTCGATCTCCGCCTCGGAGAGCGGCGCACGGAAGCGATCGAAATGCTGCACGACTGCGGAAGCGAGATAATGTATGTGATCGCAGGGAACCGACGGCACGAGGCTGAAATAATTGCGCAGGCGCGCCACTTCAATGCTTGGAATTAGGAATGGCTGCAGACTGCCGGAGAAGCGCATCATTTCACGCAAGAGTTGTGATTCAGAAACATCCGGTGCAAGATAGAACGGAGCCTTCAACACGCCATGGAAGCCGTAGCGGCGCGGCACGGCGGTATGGAATGCGATTTCGTGGATGCCGATGCCGCGAATGGCTGGAGGTTCGACCATTTCGCCGGAAAAGACGTTGCGGCCAAGCCAATTGGCCGCCACCTGGGTGAGCGGATCGCTCGGCGCAGGCGTGAAGCAAATGGCATAGCGCATGCAATCTCCTCCATCAAAGGAAGGCGCGCGGGCGATTCCGGCGCCGTCGATGCGCAAGCAGATAGGTGATTTGCATGACAGAATAACGAAAAGAACCGGCTTCTAATTCACGTTTAACGTGAAGCAACCACGATGTGGCTCGAAAGCGCGAAATTTTCCGGCAGAACGAAGGGTGCGGATCGGCCGGTCGCCATATGCACGGCAGCTTCCGCAAGGCGGTGAGCAAGACCGAAACTGACCTTGAAGCCGCCGGTCAAGGCGATGAGCTTCGGATACGCCGGATGCGGGCCGATCATCGGATCACGGTCGATCGCCTTCGGACGCAGGCCGGCCCAACGCGCGATGATCGGGGCGTCCCGAAGCACCGGGACCATCTCGCGCGCGGCCTCGACCAGCCCGTCGAGCTGGGCATCCGTCGACGCCGGATCGTCAAAACGGTTCTCGCTGGTGCTGCCGATCGCGGCATAGCCGCCCTCATGGGCGACAATATAGAGGCCATCGCGGAAGATGGTGGGAAAGGCGGGATCGATCTCAGCCTTCAGTAGCGCCGCCTGCCCCTTGACCGGCTGGCCGAGCGGCTTTTCCAATCCGGGCGTGAACTGCTGCAGAAGCGGAAATGACTGATGGCCCGCCGCGACAATGCAGCGGCCGAAGCATACGATCTTTCCGCCCACATCGGCGACCCCGCGTTCTGGTTCGAGACCGCCGACTGCTGCATTCTCGATGATGCTCACATGCTTTGCCTGCCTCAGAAATGCGCCAAGGGCGGCAACCAGGGTGCGGGGCGCGACGCGGCCGGCGAGCGTATCGTGCACGAAGCCGCTGTCGCCAGCGGCAGGATCGATCCAGTCCGCGACCGGCGGAGCATCCGCGACATGCCAGTAGAAGTCGCGGCCGCCCTGATGCCAATGCGTTTCGGCATCGGCGGAATGGGTAAGCGCGATCTTGCGCAGGTGCGGCTTCGGCAGCGGGATGATGCGGCCCGAGCGGCGGTAGCCGGCGGATAGGCCGGTCGCGGCTTCGATCGCGGCGATCTCGCTTTCGAGGGAAACCAGCGCATCGAACTGGAACTGCTTCTTGGCATTCCATTTGTCCGGCATATGCGGCATCAGCGCCCCGAGCAGGCCGCCGCTGGCGCCCTGCCCCAACGCGCCTGCGTCGGCGAGCAGCGTATCAATGCCAAGGCGTTCGGCATGCACCGCCGCCCACAGCCCCATAATGCCGCCGCCCGCGATCAGCAAGCTGAAGGACGATTGACCGGAGGAGACGGCCGCATTATCGGCTTTAGGCATGACAGACAATGATCCCGACCAGATGGGCAGCACGAGCCAGCCGCTCGAATGGCGCGACGGCGATATGCCCTATTCGCCGGCCTTTGGCGACCATTTTTATTGCCAGACGGATGGCCGGCTCGAATGCGGCCACGTCTTTCTGGCGGGCAACGGCCTGCCGGAGCGCTGGACCGGCAAGGATGACTTCCGCATTGGAGAATTGGGCTTCGGCACCGGGCTGAACTTCGCCGAAACATGGCGACACTGGAAGAGCCACCACAAGACCGGCCAGCATCTGCACTTCATCTCCTTCGAACTCCATCCGATGCGCACCGAGGAGATCGGCCGCGCCCTCTCGCACTGGCCGGAAATCGATGCCGAGCGGCAGGCGCTGACAGCGCTGTGGCCGGGCGAACCACAGGGCACCGTCACCCTTGCGCTGGACGGCCAGACAACGCTGAGCGTCGTCTGCGGCCCGGCAATCGATGGCGTTGCGGCCGCCG from Rhizobium sullae includes:
- a CDS encoding DUF1045 domain-containing protein — translated: MRYAICFTPAPSDPLTQVAANWLGRNVFSGEMVEPPAIRGIGIHEIAFHTAVPRRYGFHGVLKAPFYLAPDVSESQLLREMMRFSGSLQPFLIPSIEVARLRNYFSLVPSVPCDHIHYLASAVVQHFDRFRAPLSEAEIERSDSDGLSAAQFANLYRWGYPYVMDEFRFHMPLTGPVNLVDMPRIEQALSSVFDAVLAEPVAVANIALMIEEGTGGPFRVHSLHPMGKVSARKIA
- a CDS encoding AraC family transcriptional regulator, which produces MDNISQEQATGAMPLSRAETTRFWRDSRFGGMECLSATFLTHEFAPHAHETFSIGAIESGSQIATIRGTRESSGPGDLYLINPGEIHDGAPVEGGYRYRMIYPDMSLFREILEDVTGRAFGGTPAFGKQILHDPLLADAFHDAHRALESGVGALETSQGMFLVLEAMFRHHGSSIIVPVDTRERSAVQRARDYLMENYVSDVGLEELAAVADLSRAHLIRAFRKEFHITPHAFLTDIRIRVARRKLQAGGQPAEIALECGFADQAHFSRHFKARTGVTPGQYRAR
- the mnmD gene encoding tRNA (5-methylaminomethyl-2-thiouridine)(34)-methyltransferase MnmD; protein product: MTDNDPDQMGSTSQPLEWRDGDMPYSPAFGDHFYCQTDGRLECGHVFLAGNGLPERWTGKDDFRIGELGFGTGLNFAETWRHWKSHHKTGQHLHFISFELHPMRTEEIGRALSHWPEIDAERQALTALWPGEPQGTVTLALDGQTTLSVVCGPAIDGVAAAEPGFDAWYLDGFAPSRNADMWSEELMRLVCEKTLSGGSFATYAAAGFVRRNLIAAGFTVERRKGFAGKREMLCGVKP
- a CDS encoding NAD(P)/FAD-dependent oxidoreductase; its protein translation is MPKADNAAVSSGQSSFSLLIAGGGIMGLWAAVHAERLGIDTLLADAGALGQGASGGLLGALMPHMPDKWNAKKQFQFDALVSLESEIAAIEAATGLSAGYRRSGRIIPLPKPHLRKIALTHSADAETHWHQGGRDFYWHVADAPPVADWIDPAAGDSGFVHDTLAGRVAPRTLVAALGAFLRQAKHVSIIENAAVGGLEPERGVADVGGKIVCFGRCIVAAGHQSFPLLQQFTPGLEKPLGQPVKGQAALLKAEIDPAFPTIFRDGLYIVAHEGGYAAIGSTSENRFDDPASTDAQLDGLVEAAREMVPVLRDAPIIARWAGLRPKAIDRDPMIGPHPAYPKLIALTGGFKVSFGLAHRLAEAAVHMATGRSAPFVLPENFALSSHIVVASR